The Gammaproteobacteria bacterium genome has a segment encoding these proteins:
- a CDS encoding phospholipase D-like domain-containing protein: MSSIVRFSSRRQRLDHAFLNQRLKGAKSYRRIAGYFRSSIFELVGEEIAAIPTVQVVCNSELDAADVIVSRHARETSLKERWNEAPAEVEALLHRDRYRRLHELLTSGRVEIRVVPKDRVFIHGKAGVIEGEDGQKTCFLGSINETKSAFAQNYEILWEDPSSEGVAWVEEEFAALWADAYPLPDAIIEEVRRVAERVEIRFADTKPADMPAAALAESPIYRGGEQLQPWQRSFVTMFLRHRETYGRARLLLADEVGVGKTLSLAASAMISVLLDDGPVLILCPSTLTLQWQVELADKLGIPSAVWSSTKKVWLDPRGHEIRTRGPEDIGRCPAQIAIVSTGLIFHDSEERQYLLARKFGTVVLDEAHKARRRGGLGKQKEEPNNLLDFMLRIGHRAKNLLLGTATPIQTEVYELWDLLRILNAGSDFVLGRELFGRWVEWERALPIVKGSEVPVEDRDAWEWLRNPLPPASEDALFATLRLQLGMPDQTFFTDRGFGSLGFLEQQAIAQALAPGYLREHNPVVRHTVLRRRSTLENAGLLERVGVSIHPEPDAPADAYRGVGFEGLGLLTNHPFDLAYQAAEEFTAALKKQGSRAAGFMKTLLLQRICSSFASGRSTAEKMLRREALEEEEEARVIDEVLSTLSSNETAHLRTIVDELSRPEARDPKVSAVKYFLTEHRTDGKTWLEHGCIVFSQYYDTVRSLAGDLALALPGEPVAIYAGAGRSGIYRGPDFASVEREDIKAAVKRREIRLLVATDAACEGLNLQTLGTLINVDLPWNPSRLEQRLGRIKRFGQVRANVDMLNLVYHETQDERVYAVISRRMKDRYDIFGSLPDTIEDDWIENVEDLERKMDEYIHLRAQTRNVFEMRYQETIDPDQDRWELCSRVLARRDIVDKLSAPW; this comes from the coding sequence ATGAGTTCTATTGTTCGATTTTCCTCCCGGCGCCAGCGTCTCGACCACGCATTCCTCAATCAGAGGCTGAAGGGCGCGAAGTCATATCGGCGAATCGCTGGGTACTTTCGCAGCTCCATTTTCGAGCTAGTGGGAGAGGAGATTGCGGCAATTCCGACGGTGCAGGTCGTCTGCAACAGCGAGCTCGATGCAGCCGACGTCATTGTGTCTCGCCATGCGCGCGAAACCTCGCTGAAGGAGCGCTGGAACGAGGCGCCGGCCGAGGTGGAGGCACTTCTGCACCGGGACCGCTACCGAAGGCTCCACGAGCTCCTCACGAGCGGCCGGGTCGAGATTCGAGTGGTCCCCAAGGACCGTGTCTTCATTCACGGCAAGGCCGGGGTCATCGAAGGCGAGGACGGCCAGAAGACCTGCTTCCTTGGTTCCATCAACGAGACCAAGAGTGCGTTTGCTCAGAATTACGAGATCCTGTGGGAGGACCCTTCTTCTGAGGGCGTTGCCTGGGTCGAGGAGGAGTTCGCCGCGCTCTGGGCAGACGCTTACCCGCTGCCCGACGCAATCATCGAGGAGGTGCGTCGCGTTGCTGAGCGAGTCGAGATTCGATTTGCCGACACCAAGCCCGCAGATATGCCGGCGGCAGCACTCGCGGAGAGCCCGATTTACCGAGGCGGCGAGCAGCTCCAGCCCTGGCAACGGTCATTTGTGACGATGTTCCTTCGGCATCGGGAGACTTATGGCCGCGCGCGCCTACTGCTCGCCGATGAAGTGGGCGTGGGCAAGACGCTGTCGCTCGCCGCGAGCGCCATGATCTCCGTCCTGCTGGACGATGGCCCAGTACTGATTCTTTGCCCCTCGACTCTCACCCTGCAATGGCAGGTTGAACTGGCCGACAAGCTCGGCATTCCGAGTGCGGTGTGGTCATCCACTAAAAAGGTGTGGCTTGACCCGCGCGGGCACGAAATCCGGACCCGAGGCCCGGAAGACATCGGGCGTTGCCCCGCGCAGATCGCGATCGTTTCAACGGGCCTGATCTTCCACGATTCCGAGGAGCGCCAGTACTTGCTTGCGCGCAAGTTCGGGACGGTGGTCTTGGACGAGGCGCACAAGGCGCGCCGGCGTGGCGGGCTCGGCAAGCAGAAAGAGGAGCCAAACAACCTGCTGGACTTCATGCTGCGGATCGGGCACCGCGCCAAGAACCTGCTTCTCGGCACGGCAACTCCGATCCAGACGGAGGTCTACGAGCTGTGGGATCTACTGCGCATCCTCAACGCGGGTTCCGATTTCGTGCTCGGGCGCGAGCTCTTCGGACGATGGGTCGAGTGGGAGCGTGCGCTGCCCATCGTCAAAGGCTCTGAAGTCCCTGTCGAGGATCGTGATGCGTGGGAATGGCTGCGCAATCCGCTTCCTCCCGCGAGTGAGGATGCTCTTTTCGCGACTCTCCGGCTTCAACTCGGGATGCCCGATCAGACATTCTTTACCGACCGAGGCTTCGGTTCGCTCGGATTTCTGGAGCAACAGGCAATCGCACAGGCCCTCGCTCCCGGATACCTGCGCGAACATAACCCGGTGGTTCGTCATACAGTTTTGCGGCGCAGATCGACGCTCGAGAACGCGGGCCTGCTGGAGCGCGTAGGCGTCTCCATTCATCCAGAGCCGGACGCGCCGGCCGATGCCTATCGAGGCGTCGGCTTCGAAGGCCTCGGGCTACTCACTAACCACCCGTTTGATCTGGCTTATCAAGCGGCCGAAGAGTTCACGGCGGCTCTGAAGAAGCAAGGAAGCCGGGCCGCAGGATTCATGAAGACGCTGCTCCTCCAGCGGATCTGTTCGAGCTTCGCCTCGGGGCGGAGCACAGCGGAGAAGATGCTTAGGCGCGAGGCTCTGGAGGAGGAAGAAGAGGCACGCGTCATCGACGAGGTGCTGAGCACGCTGTCGAGCAATGAGACGGCCCATCTGCGGACCATTGTTGATGAGCTTTCACGGCCAGAGGCCCGCGACCCAAAGGTCTCTGCCGTGAAGTACTTTCTGACGGAGCACCGGACCGATGGCAAGACTTGGCTTGAGCACGGCTGCATCGTCTTCAGCCAGTACTACGACACCGTGCGCTCGCTAGCCGGGGATCTGGCTTTGGCGCTGCCTGGCGAGCCGGTTGCGATCTACGCAGGTGCTGGCAGGAGCGGCATCTATCGCGGTCCCGACTTCGCCTCCGTCGAGCGCGAAGACATCAAGGCCGCTGTAAAGCGACGGGAGATCCGACTGCTCGTTGCGACCGACGCCGCGTGCGAAGGCTTGAACCTTCAGACCCTGGGAACCCTGATCAACGTCGATCTGCCATGGAATCCTTCGCGGCTGGAGCAACGCCTCGGGCGGATCAAACGCTTCGGCCAGGTACGAGCCAACGTGGACATGCTCAATCTCGTCTATCACGAGACGCAGGACGAGCGGGTCTATGCGGTTATTTCCAGGCGTATGAAGGACCGCTACGACATCTTCGGCAGTCTGCCTGACACCATCGAGGACGATTGGATCGAGAACGTGGAGGATCTCGAAAGGAAGATGGACGAGTACATCCACCTCCGCGCTCAGACACGCAACGTGTTCGAAATGCGATACCAGGAGACCATCGATCCCGACCAGGACCGATGGGAACTCTGTTCGCGCGTGCTTGCGCGACGAGACATTGTCGACAAGCTGTCCGCACCGTGGTGA
- a CDS encoding AAA family ATPase: protein MTVFKEILQWSQDRPAWQREALRRLVLNGELNDEDINAMAEICKSGQGLAEQRDNVPLAKEHVPDQTAGAPVSLVSIFHHRGVNALAEDQTLNFGPGLTVVYGDNGAGKTGYIRILKSACRARGPEKILGNVVSGTTPLAPVVAIKYKVGAEPAPREWAGGNEDEFVSRVSVFDTQCAAVYLTEKTDVAFRPFGLDLFDKLVKACKAVRTKLESEQRALGTNALTAVQATTPEGTAVARFLANVSSLTKPEAVQALAQLSPEAEARLALLEKSLLDLQANDPEKLIRQLTVRAGRVQALVRHLKEVEAALADDALKAVFDARTEGRRKSEEAKRLREATFPQGLLQGTGTDAWTTLWESARRFSQEHAYPNQPFPVVEGGAQCVLCQQDLDHAAAHRLKQFEGFVASTVERELRQIRDTFTRRRKEFADYKTTTEAVDETLKEIRIEHEAVADAISAALASNEKRRAAVLSALTEDKDLAADCAALVSVTAGAEALSTQIDERIKALRTSANDQTRKNMTAEAQELRARKLLAVHQQTVLDDIERRKKYAAYGLCIDDTKTQAITAKSTALTKTAVSEKLKKSFQDELVKLSFGHVEVELKELGGAEGIFYHKLVLTRAPGVELPKVVSEGEQRCLSIAAFFAELSTADDPSGIVFDDPVSSLDFHWRNGVARRLVQESKTRQVIVFTHDLVFLFALQQYAEKLGIEPLDQYVRYQSKGAGVCTEELPWEALHVKKKIGYLNNCWQAADKLSREGHQDAYEKEAKHLYGLLREAWERALEEVLLGGVVERYRPGVQTQQIAQIADISDEDCKAVETAMTKCSTWLPGHDKAAAARAPVPAPAELKADIEALASWVAAVRKRREKKTKAVAS, encoded by the coding sequence GTGACGGTCTTCAAGGAAATTCTCCAATGGTCGCAAGACCGCCCCGCGTGGCAGCGTGAGGCGCTGCGCCGTCTCGTGCTCAATGGAGAACTCAATGACGAAGACATCAACGCCATGGCCGAGATCTGCAAGAGCGGCCAAGGTCTTGCCGAACAGCGCGACAACGTGCCGCTTGCCAAGGAGCATGTGCCGGACCAGACAGCGGGCGCGCCCGTATCGCTCGTTTCGATCTTCCATCATCGCGGCGTGAACGCGCTGGCAGAGGATCAGACTCTCAATTTCGGTCCAGGCCTCACGGTCGTCTATGGCGACAACGGCGCAGGCAAGACGGGCTACATCCGCATCCTCAAGAGCGCCTGCCGGGCGCGCGGCCCGGAGAAGATTTTGGGCAACGTGGTGTCCGGCACAACACCACTCGCGCCCGTGGTTGCCATCAAATACAAGGTCGGCGCGGAGCCAGCTCCCCGCGAGTGGGCCGGCGGCAACGAAGACGAGTTCGTTTCGAGGGTGAGCGTTTTCGACACGCAATGCGCCGCTGTCTATCTCACTGAGAAGACCGACGTTGCGTTCCGGCCGTTCGGCTTGGACTTATTCGACAAGCTCGTAAAGGCGTGCAAAGCCGTTCGCACGAAGCTGGAATCCGAACAGCGCGCACTCGGCACGAACGCGTTGACCGCCGTGCAGGCAACGACTCCGGAAGGCACCGCCGTAGCGAGGTTTCTCGCGAACGTCAGTTCGCTGACCAAACCGGAGGCGGTACAAGCGCTGGCGCAGCTCTCGCCGGAGGCAGAGGCTCGCCTCGCGCTTCTCGAAAAGTCCCTGCTGGACTTACAGGCTAACGACCCCGAGAAGCTGATCCGGCAGCTCACCGTGCGCGCCGGACGGGTTCAAGCGCTGGTCCGTCATCTCAAGGAGGTCGAAGCCGCCCTAGCCGACGACGCCCTGAAGGCGGTCTTCGATGCCCGGACCGAGGGACGCCGCAAGAGCGAGGAAGCCAAGCGCTTGCGCGAGGCCACGTTTCCGCAAGGACTCTTGCAGGGAACGGGGACCGATGCGTGGACCACGCTCTGGGAGTCGGCGCGGCGTTTCTCGCAGGAGCATGCGTATCCGAATCAGCCCTTTCCGGTTGTCGAAGGCGGGGCGCAGTGCGTCCTCTGTCAGCAGGATCTCGATCACGCAGCCGCCCACCGGCTCAAGCAGTTCGAGGGCTTTGTGGCTTCGACGGTCGAACGCGAACTCCGCCAGATCCGAGACACGTTCACACGGCGGCGAAAAGAGTTCGCCGATTACAAAACGACGACCGAGGCGGTTGACGAAACGCTCAAGGAAATCCGCATCGAGCACGAGGCCGTGGCGGACGCCATCAGCGCGGCGCTGGCATCGAACGAGAAGCGCAGAGCCGCCGTATTGTCTGCTCTCACAGAAGATAAGGACTTGGCCGCCGATTGTGCGGCCCTTGTGTCTGTCACTGCCGGCGCCGAGGCACTGTCGACTCAGATCGACGAGCGCATCAAGGCGCTGCGCACCAGCGCGAACGACCAGACACGCAAGAACATGACTGCCGAAGCACAGGAGCTGCGCGCCCGGAAGTTACTGGCCGTGCATCAGCAGACTGTCCTCGACGACATTGAGCGCCGGAAGAAATACGCCGCCTACGGCCTGTGCATCGACGATACGAAGACGCAGGCGATCACGGCCAAGAGCACGGCCCTCACCAAGACGGCCGTGTCGGAGAAGCTCAAGAAGAGCTTTCAAGACGAACTGGTGAAGCTCTCTTTCGGCCATGTCGAAGTCGAGCTGAAAGAGCTTGGCGGCGCGGAAGGCATCTTCTATCACAAACTGGTTCTCACGCGCGCACCCGGCGTCGAGCTGCCGAAGGTCGTCAGCGAGGGTGAACAGCGCTGCCTTTCAATTGCCGCTTTCTTCGCTGAACTCAGCACAGCCGACGATCCCTCCGGCATCGTGTTCGACGATCCTGTGTCCTCTCTGGATTTTCACTGGCGCAACGGCGTGGCGCGGCGACTAGTGCAGGAATCCAAGACGCGGCAGGTCATCGTCTTTACGCACGATCTCGTGTTCCTGTTTGCGCTTCAACAGTACGCCGAGAAGCTGGGCATCGAACCACTCGACCAATATGTTCGCTATCAGTCCAAGGGGGCGGGTGTATGCACCGAAGAGCTTCCTTGGGAGGCGCTGCACGTAAAGAAGAAGATCGGGTATCTGAACAATTGTTGGCAAGCCGCCGACAAGCTGTCACGCGAGGGGCATCAGGACGCCTACGAGAAAGAGGCCAAGCATCTTTACGGCCTGCTTCGCGAAGCGTGGGAACGCGCGCTCGAAGAGGTGCTTCTGGGTGGCGTGGTCGAACGTTACAGGCCGGGCGTGCAGACGCAGCAGATTGCTCAAATCGCCGACATCAGCGATGAGGACTGCAAGGCCGTCGAGACGGCCATGACGAAGTGTTCGACATGGCTGCCGGGTCACGACAAGGCTGCGGCAGCCCGCGCGCCGGTGCCTGCGCCGGCCGAACTCAAAGCAGATATTGAAGCGCTTGCAAGCTGGGTTGCAGCAGTTCGCAAACGGCGAGAGAAGAAAACGAAGGCTGTTGCGTCATGA
- a CDS encoding ATP-binding protein: protein MSNVNIKRAVENIRANTTVYTPVVEMIVNGIQAIDETGRKDGKVEVRAQRSNQVELDGSLPEVIGFDIEDNGIGFTDAHRKSFDTLYTDLKITEGGKGFGRFTGLKYFEDLHVTSVYRDGDGFRSRSFSMGKEHEIIVREKVAVADRADTGSTVTLATLRGGRGFDKKLSTIARNLVERLLPYFITQDYTCPHIILSEQDGTGAIRLNDYVSNELSAVIREISVERKTFTLKARDTDEEFLVRVFKLYSPRGFYPISADS, encoded by the coding sequence ATGAGCAACGTCAACATCAAGCGAGCTGTTGAAAACATCCGGGCCAACACTACCGTCTATACCCCCGTTGTCGAAATGATTGTCAACGGTATTCAGGCCATAGACGAGACGGGCCGGAAGGACGGCAAAGTGGAGGTCCGCGCTCAGCGGAGCAACCAAGTCGAACTCGATGGCAGCCTGCCGGAAGTGATCGGCTTCGACATTGAAGATAACGGCATTGGTTTCACGGATGCCCACCGGAAATCATTCGATACGCTCTACACCGACCTCAAGATCACTGAGGGCGGTAAAGGGTTCGGACGATTTACCGGCCTCAAGTACTTCGAAGACCTGCACGTCACGAGCGTCTATCGCGACGGTGACGGCTTCAGGTCCCGCAGCTTTTCTATGGGCAAGGAGCACGAAATCATCGTGCGCGAAAAGGTCGCGGTGGCCGACAGGGCCGATACGGGATCGACGGTAACGCTTGCCACGCTCCGAGGCGGGCGCGGGTTCGACAAGAAACTGTCGACCATCGCCCGCAATCTTGTCGAGCGTCTTCTCCCGTACTTTATTACGCAGGACTACACCTGCCCGCACATCATCCTTAGCGAGCAGGACGGCACCGGCGCGATCCGCCTCAATGACTACGTAAGTAACGAGCTGTCCGCCGTCATCCGCGAGATCAGTGTCGAGCGCAAAACGTTCACGCTCAAGGCCCGCGACACGGACGAAGAGTTCTTGGTGCGGGTTTTCAAGCTTTATTCGCCGCGCGGGTTCTACCCCATTTCCGCGGACAGTTGA
- a CDS encoding IS3 family transposase (programmed frameshift) produces the protein MSKRKHYSPEYKRELVELVRRSQSSCRKIALEVGVNPNMLTRWVREADAGTGKAFPGGGTARDEEMARLKRELSKVTKERDFLKRRGSVLREAVTERYAVIAHCRSEYPVGLMCRCLRVSRSGFYAFACRTPGPRARANARLLERIQEIHEDSLGVIGAPRMHEDLTDEGEMVSLNRVARLMAKAGLQGWPRRRKRRFGGKPGARPVGVENLLERDFTANEPETKWVTDITEIPTLEGKLHLCVVLDLFSNLVVGWSMHHRQDRHMVVRAVQMAVWQRAGGSETILHSDRGGQFISGTYQKFLGGNALVCSMSAVGHCADNAACEGFFGMLKRERVNHRKYRTRDEARADLFDYLERFHNPRMRRRVARQDRKFTALTQLSAEMG, from the exons ATGTCGAAGCGCAAGCACTACAGCCCTGAGTACAAGCGGGAACTCGTCGAGCTGGTTCGGCGATCCCAGTCGAGCTGCCGGAAGATTGCCTTGGAGGTCGGCGTCAACCCGAACATGCTGACCCGCTGGGTCCGTGAGGCCGATGCCGGTACGGGTAAGGCTTTTCCAGGCGGCGGGACGGCTCGCGACGAAGAGATGGCGCGCTTGAAGCGCGAGTTGTCGAAGGTCACCAAGGAACGGGATTTTTTAA AAAGACGCGGCAGCGTACTTCGCGAAGCAGTCACCGAGCGGTACGCGGTGATTGCACACTGCCGCAGTGAGTACCCGGTCGGGTTGATGTGTCGCTGCCTGCGAGTCTCCCGGAGCGGCTTCTACGCCTTTGCGTGCCGTACGCCGGGGCCGCGGGCACGCGCCAATGCGCGTCTGTTGGAGCGTATCCAGGAGATCCACGAGGACAGCCTGGGCGTGATCGGAGCGCCACGCATGCACGAGGATCTCACTGACGAAGGCGAGATGGTCAGTCTGAACCGCGTGGCCCGCCTGATGGCCAAAGCCGGATTGCAGGGCTGGCCGCGGCGGCGCAAGCGTCGGTTCGGTGGCAAGCCTGGTGCTCGCCCCGTGGGCGTCGAGAATCTGCTCGAGCGCGACTTCACGGCCAACGAACCGGAGACCAAGTGGGTCACCGATATCACCGAGATCCCGACGCTCGAAGGCAAGCTGCATCTGTGCGTCGTGCTGGATCTGTTCAGCAACTTGGTAGTCGGCTGGTCCATGCATCATCGCCAGGATCGCCACATGGTCGTGCGTGCCGTGCAAATGGCCGTATGGCAAAGGGCGGGCGGCTCGGAGACCATCCTGCACTCGGATCGCGGCGGGCAGTTCATCAGCGGCACCTACCAGAAGTTCCTCGGGGGCAATGCCCTGGTGTGCAGCATGAGCGCCGTCGGTCACTGCGCCGACAACGCGGCCTGCGAGGGGTTCTTTGGAATGCTCAAACGCGAACGCGTGAACCATCGAAAGTATCGGACTCGCGACGAAGCGCGGGCGGACCTGTTCGACTATCTGGAACGGTTCCACAATCCACGAATGCGTCGTAGAGTGGCACGGCAAGATCGGAAGTTTACAGCCTTAACTCAACTGTCCGCGGAAATGGGGTAG
- a CDS encoding conjugal transfer protein TraG N-terminal domain-containing protein, which produces MFEIYAYGNVDTLTGVFNAIAAIMGGADYFGLIKAIAITGVLVAAFAGLFTPGKFHGWGWLMGFLLVYYALFLPKSTVVIVDKLGSQPPVAVGNVPIGVAFFGHATSKVGDVMTRFFETAFQVIPATNAQLPGELAYQKNGVMFGNRLIQASRAANVADPQLRTDLIAFVHNCTVYDLQDGTIDPAAFARSTDIWSLMATPNPARFTTYGNPVQVDTCPNAYTYLAARLPAEVAHARSILAFQLNPTLEPAAAHTAIDAQIEQAYYKTKIATAAQGAADLLRQNIMINLVQDSRSLAGQKLNDPAALMIATARANATASVNSAFLTMGKIAEQALPLVRNVIEAVIYAVFPFVFLLFLLAQGRGLAMAIKSFAMSLVWIQLWPPLYAILNYVATLASARNLEAAAKMGTVAQGLALETAASIYSGAVSDQAIAGYMVISIPIIATAIIKGGEVAFQAVTGVGAIQSAAASEASATSKGSITQNAVSMDQHQLAPTRTSPFMSTTSDAHGTTIQGIGPDAGVFRYQANLSRLASTFTFTERQANALGESAREAETLARTEREAMQRSQATALSRALAIQEGYERSQQRSGATATSDGGSTSTQFQTLSSVARDVNRRLGLSDDSTVGKAVAASASVGASIPLTQIGAQARAEGRQVDQQTLQSAYDFARKAAESAQLTEASALMKDFRSSEAYQWARGNRTTSTAGYDSSFREASERQTSSDNAYGRARELARTAQFMREWSSGTQTDFTNYAARRLAERGLLREEDPIKLQRAVTEIAYSYARGGSSVTGYVPSDSPLGPSRPLPETMGWPVSTLREQYDANRRAVDGTALGQQTSANESEIRARQTRQRAVPDQVVGNYLAGRLSASEAETKAKIDKGRTQVSQDAGTLSENYKASVRIGKISPNHGGNRAVWDTVGANASEPNLGTAPTVAPIGEWHFDKDGVPVAGPRPEPAAPPPKPGTAEDVDRPRKDRGRATGER; this is translated from the coding sequence ATGTTCGAGATCTACGCCTATGGCAACGTCGACACCCTGACGGGGGTCTTCAACGCCATCGCCGCCATCATGGGCGGGGCCGACTACTTCGGCCTCATCAAGGCGATTGCCATCACCGGCGTGCTGGTGGCGGCGTTCGCCGGGCTCTTCACGCCGGGCAAGTTCCACGGCTGGGGCTGGCTGATGGGCTTCCTGCTCGTCTACTACGCGCTCTTCCTTCCCAAGTCGACCGTGGTGATCGTCGACAAGCTCGGCAGCCAGCCGCCAGTGGCCGTGGGCAACGTGCCGATCGGCGTGGCCTTCTTCGGGCACGCCACCAGCAAGGTGGGCGACGTGATGACGCGGTTCTTTGAGACCGCGTTCCAGGTCATCCCGGCCACCAACGCCCAACTCCCCGGCGAGCTCGCGTACCAGAAGAACGGCGTCATGTTCGGCAACCGCCTGATCCAGGCCTCCCGCGCGGCGAACGTGGCCGACCCGCAACTGCGCACCGATCTCATCGCCTTCGTCCACAACTGCACCGTCTACGACCTGCAGGACGGCACGATCGACCCCGCCGCCTTCGCGCGCAGCACCGACATCTGGTCGCTGATGGCCACGCCCAACCCGGCGCGCTTCACCACCTACGGCAACCCGGTGCAGGTCGACACCTGCCCGAACGCCTACACCTACCTCGCCGCGCGCCTGCCGGCCGAAGTGGCGCACGCCAGATCGATCCTCGCCTTCCAGCTGAACCCTACGCTGGAGCCGGCCGCCGCCCACACGGCCATCGACGCGCAGATCGAGCAGGCCTACTACAAGACGAAGATCGCCACCGCGGCCCAGGGCGCCGCGGATCTGCTGCGCCAGAACATCATGATCAACCTGGTGCAGGACAGCCGCAGCCTCGCCGGCCAGAAGCTCAACGACCCGGCCGCGCTGATGATCGCCACCGCGCGCGCCAACGCCACCGCATCGGTGAACTCCGCGTTCCTCACCATGGGCAAGATCGCCGAGCAGGCGCTGCCGCTGGTGAGAAACGTGATCGAGGCCGTCATCTACGCCGTGTTCCCGTTCGTGTTCCTGCTGTTCTTGCTAGCGCAGGGCCGCGGGCTCGCGATGGCGATCAAGAGCTTCGCAATGAGCCTGGTGTGGATCCAGCTCTGGCCCCCGCTCTACGCCATCCTCAACTACGTGGCCACGCTGGCCAGCGCGCGCAATCTCGAAGCCGCGGCCAAGATGGGTACGGTCGCCCAGGGCCTGGCGCTGGAGACCGCGGCCAGCATCTACAGCGGCGCCGTCTCCGACCAGGCCATCGCCGGCTACATGGTGATCTCGATCCCCATCATCGCCACCGCCATCATCAAGGGCGGCGAAGTGGCGTTCCAGGCGGTCACCGGCGTCGGCGCGATCCAGTCGGCCGCGGCCAGCGAGGCGTCGGCCACGTCCAAGGGCAGCATCACCCAGAACGCCGTGTCGATGGACCAGCACCAGCTCGCCCCGACCCGAACGTCGCCCTTCATGTCGACGACCAGCGATGCGCACGGCACCACCATCCAAGGCATCGGCCCCGACGCCGGCGTCTTCCGCTACCAGGCCAACCTGAGCCGGCTGGCCAGCACGTTCACCTTCACGGAGCGTCAGGCCAACGCGCTGGGCGAAAGCGCGCGCGAAGCCGAGACGCTGGCGCGCACCGAGCGCGAGGCCATGCAGCGCAGCCAGGCGACCGCGCTGAGCCGGGCGCTCGCCATCCAGGAAGGCTACGAGCGGTCGCAGCAGAGATCGGGGGCCACGGCCACCTCGGACGGCGGCTCGACCAGCACGCAGTTCCAGACCCTGAGTTCGGTGGCCCGCGACGTCAACCGCCGCCTGGGACTGAGCGACGACTCGACGGTGGGCAAGGCTGTCGCTGCATCTGCGTCCGTTGGCGCCAGTATCCCGCTCACGCAGATCGGCGCCCAGGCAAGAGCGGAAGGTCGGCAGGTCGACCAGCAGACCCTGCAAAGCGCCTACGACTTCGCCCGCAAGGCGGCCGAAAGCGCGCAGCTCACGGAAGCGAGCGCCCTGATGAAGGATTTCCGCTCCTCGGAGGCCTATCAGTGGGCGCGCGGCAACCGCACGACATCCACCGCCGGCTACGACTCGTCGTTCCGTGAAGCCAGCGAAAGGCAGACTTCCAGCGACAACGCCTATGGTCGAGCGCGCGAACTTGCCCGCACCGCGCAGTTCATGCGCGAGTGGAGCAGCGGAACGCAGACCGACTTCACCAACTACGCGGCGCGGCGTCTCGCCGAGCGCGGGCTCCTGCGCGAGGAAGACCCGATCAAGCTGCAGCGTGCAGTGACGGAGATCGCCTACTCCTACGCCCGCGGCGGAAGCTCGGTAACGGGCTACGTCCCCAGCGATAGTCCGCTCGGTCCGTCGCGGCCGCTACCGGAAACCATGGGCTGGCCCGTTTCAACACTGAGGGAGCAGTACGACGCCAACCGGCGCGCGGTGGACGGCACTGCGCTCGGCCAGCAGACCTCGGCAAATGAATCCGAGATCCGCGCCCGCCAGACTCGGCAGCGCGCCGTACCCGACCAAGTGGTGGGCAACTACCTGGCCGGTCGCCTCAGCGCCAGCGAAGCCGAGACGAAGGCCAAGATCGATAAGGGTCGCACGCAAGTCTCGCAGGACGCCGGAACTCTCAGCGAGAACTACAAGGCGTCGGTGCGCATCGGCAAGATCAGTCCGAACCACGGCGGGAACCGAGCGGTCTGGGATACGGTGGGCGCGAACGCGAGCGAGCCAAACCTCGGCACTGCGCCAACGGTTGCGCCGATCGGCGAATGGCACTTCGACAAAGACGGCGTTCCGGTCGCAGGTCCCAGGCCAGAACCGGCCGCGCCACCCCCGAAACCCGGAACCGCCGAAGACGTCGACCGCCCGAGAAAGGATCGAGGGCGCGCAACCGGCGAACGGTGA